The following are encoded in a window of Cydia strobilella chromosome 1, ilCydStro3.1, whole genome shotgun sequence genomic DNA:
- the LOC134745271 gene encoding splicing factor U2af 38 kDa subunit: MAEYLAAIFGTEKDKVNCSFYFKIGACRHGDRCSRIHNKPTFSQTVLLQNLYVNPQNSAKSADGSHLVVANVSDEEMQEHYDNFFEDVFVECEDKYGEIEEMNVCDNLGDHLVGNVYIKFRREEDAEKAVNDLNNRWFGGRPVYAELSPVTDFREACCRQYEMGECTRSGFCNFMHLKPISRELRRYLYSRRKGGRRSRSRSPKERERERERRPRRSRSRERGAGAGGGQGRRDAPRNSRAGRY, translated from the exons ATGGCCGAGTATCTAGCTGCTATCTTTGGTACAGAAAAAGACAA GGTCAACTGCtccttttatttcaaaattggaGCGTGCCGTCATGGAGACAGGTGCTCTCGGATTCATAACAAGCCAACTTTCTCGCAAACAGTGTTGCTGCAAAACCTTTATGTGAATCCTCAAAACTCTGCAAAGTCTGCCGATGGCAGCCATT TGGTGGTAGCAAATGTGTCCGATGAGGAGATGCAGGAGCACTACGACAATTTCTTTGAAGATGTGTTTGTAGAATGCGAAGACAAATATGGAGAGATTGAGGAAATGAATGTTTGTGACAATTTAGGAGATCACCTAGTCGGGAATGTTTATATTAAA TTTCGTCGCGAAGAAGACGCGGAGAAGGCAGTGAACGACCTCAACAACCGTTGGTTTGGCGGCCGTCCCGTCTACGCGGAGCTGTCCCCCGTCACGGACTTCCGCGAGGCTTGCTGTCGCCAGTACGAGATGGGCGAGTGCACCCGCTCCGGGTTCTGCAACTTTATGCACCTTAAGCCTATCTCCAGGGAACTCAGGAG ATACCTATACTCCCGTCGCAAGGGCGGGCGGCGCTCGCGCAGCCGCTCGCCGAAGGAGCGGGAGCGGGAGCGGgagcgccgcccgcgccgctcgCGCAGCCGCgagcgcggcgccggcgccggcggcggccAGGGCCGCAGGGACGCGCCGCGCAACTCCCGAGCGGGCCGCTACTGA
- the LOC134745159 gene encoding esterase B1-like — translation MHWRSMCCPVCTPSAPTSKRTSQVVKMAVVKTQYGVLQGCVCEGTEGSYFAFKGIPYAKPPVGDLRFKAPEPPEPWEDIRDATSHGPVCPQYNERLDRIDLGSEDCLYLNVYSKTLTPPHPLPVLVWIHGGGFYTGSGNSDFYGPDFFMAHDVILVTFNYRLEVLGFLCLESEEVPGNAGLKDQVAALKWVKQNIAAFGGDPNNVTIFGCSAGAASTSLHLVSKMSQGLFNKAICQSGVCLNEWGYTLYGRKRAFQLGKQLGLETENPQELLEFLRTVPASSLISIQLPFIESGLSDIADGILFGPVIENSELSVEKFITDLPPDLVKCGKIANVPVIVGYTSGEGIEVARKLPTLIPFLPVPGAVVPRELKLKWETDKIHAADKRIRKIYFDGNEVTPEMSQEVANLETDVMFSYNTRRYARYHCLYNTEPVYLYKFTAETERNYTKKQYKMESLKGVCHSEELYYLFHVTCLDIPLTDESRGVIRQVLKLWTNFAKTGKPTADNFTEWKPFFETERNCCIIGPKLSCDKDVDEEHMKFWDDIYGEADIKRS, via the exons ATGCATTGGCGGTCAATGTGTTGCCCAGTATGCACTCCATCGGCTCCAACCTCGAAAAGAACATCGCA GGTGGTGAAAATGGCGGTGGTGAAAACGCAGTACGGAGTGCTGCAAGGCTGCGTGTGTGAAGGCACGGAAGGGAGCTATTTTGCGTTCAAGGGCATCCCATACGCTAAGCCGCCAGTTGGAGATCTCAGATTCAAG GCTCCCGAACCCCCAGAACCTTGGGAAGATATTCGCGATGCTACAAGCCACGGCCCCGTCTGCCCGCAATACAACGAGCGCCTGGACCGCATCGACCTCGGCAGCGAAGACTGCCTGTACCTCAACGTCTACTCCAAGACCCTCACGCCCCCCCACCCCCTCCCCGTCCTGGTCTGGATACACGGCGGCGGCTTCTACACCGGCTCGGGAAACTCCGACTTCTACGGACCTGACTTCTTCATGGCACATGATGTTATACTCGTCACTTTTAACTACAGACTAGAGGTGTTAGGGTTTCTATGCTTGGAAAGTGAAGAGGTCCCTGGCAATGCTGGTCTTAAAGACCAGGTAGCAGCTTTGAAATGGGTTAAGCAAAACATCGCCGCTTTCGGCGGTGACCCGAACAACGTAACTATATTCGGATGCAGCGCGGGAGCGGCCTCTACATCCCTACATTTAGTATCTAAAATGAGCCAAGGGTTATTCAATAAAGCCATCTGCCAAAGCGGCGTGTGCTTGAACGAATGGGGCTACACTTTATATGGCCGGAAAAGAGCGTTTCAGCTAGGAAAGCAACTAGGCCTAGAAACTGAGAACCCACAAGAATTATTAGAATTCTTAAGAACTGTACCAGCCTCATCTTTAATTAGTATTCAGTTACCGTTTATAGAATCAGGATTGAGTGACATCGCTGATGGTATTCTGTTCGGTCCCGTGATTGAAAACTCTGAACTCAGCGTAGAAAAGTTTATAACAGATCTCCCTCCAGACTTGGTAAAATGTGGGAAAATAGCTAATGTCCCAGTCATAGTTGGTTACACATCGGGAGAAGGTATTGAAGTAGCTCGAAAATTACCGACTctgatcccgtttttacccgtgCCTGGAGCAGTTGTCCCACGAGAATTGAAACTAAAATGGGAAACTGATAAAATACATGCAGCAGATAAGAGAATTAGGAAAATATACTTCGATGGGAACGAAGTAACACCAGAAATGTCGCAGGAGGTAGCTAATCTAGAAACGGATGTAATGTTTTCGTACAACACACGTAGGTATGCGCGGTATCACTGCTTGTATAACACAGAGCCGGTCTATTTGTACAAGTTCACAGCAGAGACTGAAAGGAACTATACGAAGAAGCAGTATAAGATGGAGAGCTTAAAAGGCGTGTGCCATTCTGAGGAGCTGTACTATTTATTCCATGTGACATGTCTGGACATACCGTTGACGGACGAGTCGAGGGGTGTTATACGACAAGTACTAAAACTATGGACGAACTTTGCTAAAACGGG GAAGCCCACAGCAGATAATTTCACAGAATGGAAACCATTCTTCGAAACGGAACGCAATTGCTGTATAATCGGACCGAAACTCAGCTGCGACAAAGATGTAGATGAGGAGCATATGAAATTCTGGGACGACATCTATGGAGAAGCCGATATAAAAAGATCGTAA